The following coding sequences are from one bacterium window:
- a CDS encoding phosphoglycerate kinase: MNKLTIDKIDVKAKRVLLRVDFNVPLDDKGTITDDTRIRESLPTIKKIIAEGGKPVIMSHLGRPKGKRNPSMSLKPVAVRLSELLGIPVLMADDCVGEVVEKQTTNLKPGDTMLLENLRYYNEEEANDDIFCQKLAKLGDVFVNDAFGTAHRAHASTAGITKYFKQNAAGYLMEKEIEYLGSAVQNPKRPFVAIIGGAKISGKIDVIENLMKKVDTVLVGGGMAFTFAKVMGYEIGASLFEADKADMAKDIIARAKSSKARILFPSDSVVAKEFKNETEFKTVPINAIPEGWMGLDIGVGTIEAYKKEIMSAGMVVWNGPMGVFEMPNFAKGTRAIAELLAEATKNGCTTIVGGGDSAAAVTEMGFEEKVTHVSTGGGASLEYLEGKKLPGLEALTNS, translated from the coding sequence ATGAATAAACTGACCATTGATAAAATTGATGTGAAAGCGAAACGCGTCTTACTACGCGTTGACTTCAATGTTCCATTAGATGATAAGGGCACTATAACAGATGACACTCGAATTCGAGAATCATTGCCAACGATAAAGAAAATTATCGCGGAGGGCGGCAAGCCCGTAATCATGAGTCATCTTGGACGACCGAAAGGTAAGAGAAACCCTTCGATGTCGCTCAAGCCCGTCGCCGTTCGTCTTTCAGAATTACTCGGAATTCCCGTTTTGATGGCGGACGATTGTGTAGGAGAGGTTGTTGAAAAACAAACTACTAATCTCAAGCCGGGCGATACAATGCTTCTGGAGAATCTTCGTTATTACAATGAAGAGGAAGCCAATGACGATATATTTTGTCAGAAATTAGCGAAATTGGGCGATGTATTCGTCAACGATGCTTTCGGCACCGCGCATCGCGCGCATGCTTCTACGGCGGGTATCACAAAATATTTTAAACAAAATGCCGCCGGTTATCTGATGGAAAAGGAGATTGAATATCTTGGAAGCGCAGTTCAGAATCCCAAACGTCCTTTTGTCGCGATCATTGGCGGAGCAAAGATCTCCGGGAAAATCGATGTGATTGAAAATCTCATGAAGAAAGTTGACACGGTACTGGTCGGCGGGGGTATGGCGTTTACTTTTGCAAAAGTGATGGGTTATGAAATTGGCGCGTCTCTCTTTGAAGCGGACAAAGCGGATATGGCAAAGGATATCATTGCGAGGGCGAAATCAAGTAAAGCGCGGATTCTATTTCCGTCCGATTCCGTTGTAGCCAAGGAATTCAAGAACGAAACGGAATTCAAAACCGTTCCAATAAATGCGATTCCTGAAGGTTGGATGGGATTGGATATTGGTGTGGGAACTATTGAAGCTTACAAGAAAGAAATTATGAGCGCCGGAATGGTTGTTTGGAACGGGCCGATGGGCGTTTTTGAAATGCCGAATTTTGCCAAAGGTACTCGAGCCATAGCGGAACTCTTAGCAGAAGCAACGAAAAACGGATGTACTACCATTGTTGGCGGCGGCGACTCGGCGGCAGCGGTGACGGAAATGGGTTTTGAAGAAAAAGTGACGCATGTTTCAACCGGAGGGGGCGCTTCGCTGGAATACCTTGAAGGTAAAAAACTGCCGGGACTTGAAGCATTGACAAATAGTTAG
- a CDS encoding triose-phosphate isomerase, producing the protein MRRKVIIGNWKMFKGPQAARQLAKSLKLKLTDIRKTEVAVCPPFVSIEAVREIIKDTRIGLGAQNMYLHKSGAFTGEVSAEMVAESGCTYVIIGHSERRQYFHETDESVNQKISFALNEKLIPVVCVGETLSERDSNQTEEVVKRQYLGAMKNITSSDAEKIIIAYEPVWAIGTGKNATPEQANDVHRFIRDLAANLYGKLFSEKMIIQYGGSVKPENANDLLSCEHIDGALVGGASLDADHFSSIVKAAEKLI; encoded by the coding sequence ATGCGGCGCAAAGTAATTATCGGAAATTGGAAGATGTTCAAAGGGCCGCAGGCAGCCCGGCAATTAGCTAAATCGCTCAAACTGAAACTAACTGATATTCGTAAAACCGAAGTAGCCGTCTGTCCTCCGTTCGTAAGTATTGAGGCGGTGCGGGAGATTATCAAGGATACCCGAATCGGCTTAGGCGCCCAGAATATGTACCTCCATAAATCCGGGGCGTTTACCGGGGAAGTATCTGCGGAAATGGTTGCCGAGAGCGGGTGTACCTATGTGATTATAGGCCATTCGGAACGACGGCAGTATTTTCATGAAACCGACGAGTCCGTTAATCAAAAAATCAGCTTTGCTCTAAATGAAAAATTAATACCGGTAGTGTGCGTGGGCGAAACGCTTTCCGAAAGAGATAGTAATCAGACCGAAGAGGTTGTAAAACGGCAATACTTAGGCGCGATGAAAAATATTACTTCAAGCGATGCGGAAAAGATCATCATTGCATATGAACCTGTTTGGGCCATTGGTACTGGAAAAAACGCCACACCGGAGCAAGCCAATGACGTTCACCGATTTATCAGGGATTTAGCCGCTAATTTGTATGGAAAACTCTTTTCAGAGAAAATGATCATTCAATATGGCGGCAGTGTAAAGCCGGAGAACGCAAACGACTTATTATCGTGTGAACACATTGATGGCGCTTTGGTTGGCGGTGCGAGTTTAGACGCGGATCATTTTTCATCCATAGTAAAAGCAGCAGAGAAATTAATTTAA
- the secG gene encoding preprotein translocase subunit SecG — protein sequence MFVFLVVIHIIVSVLLVISILMQSSKGGGLAGTFGGSSTAFLSGRQAADTLTKATIILAILFAVLSITLNIGVLRESGSDQGIIERELEQGGQQVPALPTPQN from the coding sequence ATGTTTGTATTTTTGGTCGTCATTCACATTATTGTAAGCGTCTTGCTGGTGATTTCTATTTTGATGCAGTCAAGCAAAGGTGGCGGTTTGGCGGGGACATTTGGCGGTAGTTCGACGGCTTTTCTTAGCGGCCGTCAGGCGGCAGACACGCTGACAAAGGCTACTATCATATTGGCTATTCTTTTTGCTGTTCTGAGCATTACGCTGAATATAGGCGTCTTGCGCGAATCGGGAAGCGATCAGGGAATTATTGAAAGAGAATTGGAGCAAGGCGGACAACAAGTGCCGGCGCTTCCGACGCCGCAAAATTAA